The genomic window GTCTCCGCCGACAAGGGCGTCAACCAGGCGAGCCTCGTGCTGGTCTGAGTCAGCAACGAAAGCGCGCCCGGCGGTACGCCGGGCGCGCTTTCGCGTCACCGGGGACAAGTCGGACGGTATTCCAGATCCCGGATCGTCTCTTTCCACTCCTGCTCGGAGAACCCCCCGGCCGCGGCCGCGCACGCCGCCGGTACCACCTGCTCGCCGTACTGGTGCAACTGCCGCCGCACGTTCCAGACCCACGATGTGGTGTCGCGCCCGGTGACCACGACCGTCGAGCCGTCCAAGCCGAAGGCGACGTCGGTGACGCCGTCCGTCGGACCGCTCAGCGCCACGATCTCCGGCACATCCGCCGGGTTGGTGACGTCATAGAGCTTCGTCGTCGGGCCATTGCCCACAGCGGCCAGAGTCCGGCTGTCCGGGCTGAACGCGATCTCCGAGATCGGCCCGGCGGGATTCGTGATCGTCCCGATCCGCTGTGACCACGACGTCCCGCTCCAGAGAATCACCTGGCCGTCGTGCGTCATCGCCAGCAGGCGTCCGTCGGGGCTGAACGCGAGCCGACTCACGTTGCCGTCGCCGGTCTTCGTGGTACGGATCAGCGTTGGGCGCGCCGGGTCAGAGAGGCGCCAAAGGCGGAACGACTTGTCCTCGCCGAGTGTCGCGAGCGTGCGGCCGTCTGGGCTGAAGGCGACCGCGCTGGTTCCGAGCCGCTCGTGGGTGGCGCTTCCGGGCAGGACCGCGATGCGGGTGGCGTGGCTGGTGTCGGTCACCCGCCAGACCAGGACGTGCCCGTCGGCCGCGGCGGCGGCGAGCAGGTCGCCCCGGGCACTCAGCTCGACGTCGTCCCCGCCGGTGAGCCTCGCCGTGTCGACCAGCGGTAGGAACGCACCCGGCACCGGCGCCGCCGGAGTGCTGGCGTCCCAGAGCACGACTCCGCCCGAGCCGATCGCGGCCAACCGTCGTCCGGATCGATCGACGGCGAAATCCGCGACCAGGAAGTAGTTCTCGTTCGGGTCCTCCTGGATCGCGCGAAGTCGGGTCGAGCGCAGACCTTCGGCCGTCCAGTAGAAGATCCGGCGGCCGGATCCCCCGGCTGCGTACACGCCGTCCCGCAGCGCCGCGACCGTGAACAACCCGGTCGACCCGGCGGCTTGGCTTTCGGTCGGCCGGAACATCGCGCCGACCGGCGTCGGATCGCGCGGATCCCAGAACAACGTATCGGAACCGCTCGTGGCCAACGTGGTGCCGGCCGGGTTGACGGCGACCTGGAAGACCGCGGAGGTACTGCCGCGAAGGACCCCGACCGGGCGGCCGGCCGGGAGCTCCCAGAGCCGCACGGTCTGGTCGAGGCTGCCGGTGGCCATCAGGTCGGAGTGCGGAACGAAGACGATCGACGCGACCGTGTTGCTGTGCCCTCGCAGCGTCGTGAGCAGCCGGGGGCGGCCCGGCCGCTGAACGTCCCAGATGTCGACGGTCGAGTCGGCCTTCCCGACCGCCAGCCGCCGGTCGTCGGCGCTGAACTCGACGGCGAAGACCCGGTCGGAGGCGTTGAATTCGCTCGAGGGACCCGGAAACCCGCCGAGTCCCCGAGGATGACGGGGATCGGCCAGGTCCCACAGCCGCACGCCGGTCCCGTCCCCACCGACGGCCAGCAGGCGTCCGGAGTGGCTGAACTGCACCGCCCCCGTCGCCGTGTAGATCGACTCGACCTTCGCGTCGGAGGGGAGCGTCGCCACCCGGACGGGCGCGGTCGGCTGCGCGATGTCCCACAGCGTGACGGCTTTGCCGGCGTAAGCAGCGAGATAACGGTCGTCCGGCGAAACTGCCACCCCCTCGATCACGTTGTCCGGGGGGATCGGCACGATGCTCGTCGTTCGCGGGTGCCGCGGATCGCGGACGTCGATCAGCGCGACCCGGCGTTCGTCGACACCGTGATCGAACCCCAGCGCGATGAACGTCCCGTCGTGGGAAACGGCGGGCCGCGTCTGCGCCGCGATCGCGAGCGTCGCCAGCAGCGTCGGGCGCCCCGGTCTGCTGACGTCCCAGAGCCGCAGCCCGACCTTCGGGTCGTAGCTGGTTTCAGCCAGCATCCGGCCGTCCGGACGGTAGGCGACGCCGAGCGAGCCGTTGGGCCCCGCCGCCGGAATCGAGCCGATCAGTGCAGTGCGGCGCATCAGGACCGAGAGCGAGACGGCCGACTCGATATCCGGGCTGATCTGGCGCGCCGCGACGCCCAGCTTGAGCGCGGTGACCGGGTCGTACGCCAATGCGGAGTCGGCCCGGGTGAACAGTTCGCGGGAGACAGCGGCCAGGCGTTGCGACTCGACGATTTGCTGTTGCCGCTGGGCCGCCAGCTGCTGGGTGACCGCGTACCCGGCCACGACGACGGCGACGACCAGCAGAAGCGAGAGGACGCCGGCGATCCGGCCACGCCGGAACCGCTCGCGCCGCACGCTCGCCGACAGGAATTCGCGGGTGTCCACGGCGAGCTCCAGCTGGGTCTCCATCCGCCGCCGACCCGTCCGGACGCCCAGGTCGCGCAAGGCGGCCGCCAGCCGGTTGCCGTCCCACAGGTCGGCGGCCTGGCGATCGTTCCGCCGCCAGATCTGGGCCGCCCGGTCAGCGTTCTGCTGCGCCCGCAGCGCCTGCGCCCGCTCCCGGATCGCCGCGTCCAGCGGTGGCCAGGCGGTGAACAGCGCCTCGTGGGTCACGCCGTACCAGGTGGCCGGGGTGTCCGATCGATCGACGCTGGTGCTCACCAGCCGGGCGTCCACGAAGTGGTCGAGGACCTGGGCCGACTCGGGCGCGAGCACGCTGCGGTCAGCCCGACGGCGGGTGGGCCGGTCCTCCGGATCCAGGTGGACGAGCCGGTCGACGAGAATTGCGACGATCTCGTCGCGGCTGCGCCCGGTGATCCCGGTGGCCCGGGCGATCGCGGTCTCCGCTTGATCGCTGAGCGCCCCGCGGACGCCGCCCATCCGCTCGTACGAGGTGGTCGACAACTCGTCGCCCCGGCTGGTGTCCCGGGCCAGCCGAGCGAGCGTGAAGGCCAGCAGCGGCAGGGCCTCGCCGCTGCCGGTGTCGGCCACCAGGCGATCGGTGAGATCGCGGCTGACCCGGAGGCCGGCTCGCTCGGCCGGCTCCTCGATCACCGTGCGCAGCGCCTCGCTGGTGAGTGGCCTCAAAACGTACGTGCCGAGGTCGACCGAGGCGAACTCGGGACCGGACATCACCGTGGCCAGGTACTCCGCGCGCGCGGTG from Cryptosporangium phraense includes these protein-coding regions:
- a CDS encoding TIR domain-containing protein, producing MDTARLGDRGARVGLRVFVSHASDDRDAAGRIHEWLAGLGYTVFLADEPVGGTPGGADWVSWLHRELRRADAVVALLSAAYTESNWCAAEIAVAASRGCLVVPVRLEAGALHPLLPSTVQYVDFPREADGPAAIRLAATLARLDAVGGWGWEDDLSPYPGLAAFDSSRVSVFCGRSVEIKEVSERLRAVPLTPGLIVVGPSGCGKSSLVRAGVAPALAREQGWLVAPVVGPEGGVSALRALARSLATLTDVQPSELLARLTGPDGLLDLTDDLLDEHGCRRLLLVLDQLEELLLRTPHDDRVMLGAAIRAAVAGGRVQVLGTARAEYLATVMSGPEFASVDLGTYVLRPLTSEALRTVIEEPAERAGLRVSRDLTDRLVADTGSGEALPLLAFTLARLARDTSRGDELSTTSYERMGGVRGALSDQAETAIARATGITGRSRDEIVAILVDRLVHLDPEDRPTRRRADRSVLAPESAQVLDHFVDARLVSTSVDRSDTPATWYGVTHEALFTAWPPLDAAIRERAQALRAQQNADRAAQIWRRNDRQAADLWDGNRLAAALRDLGVRTGRRRMETQLELAVDTREFLSASVRRERFRRGRIAGVLSLLLVVAVVVAGYAVTQQLAAQRQQQIVESQRLAAVSRELFTRADSALAYDPVTALKLGVAARQISPDIESAVSLSVLMRRTALIGSIPAAGPNGSLGVAYRPDGRMLAETSYDPKVGLRLWDVSRPGRPTLLATLAIAAQTRPAVSHDGTFIALGFDHGVDERRVALIDVRDPRHPRTTSIVPIPPDNVIEGVAVSPDDRYLAAYAGKAVTLWDIAQPTAPVRVATLPSDAKVESIYTATGAVQFSHSGRLLAVGGDGTGVRLWDLADPRHPRGLGGFPGPSSEFNASDRVFAVEFSADDRRLAVGKADSTVDIWDVQRPGRPRLLTTLRGHSNTVASIVFVPHSDLMATGSLDQTVRLWELPAGRPVGVLRGSTSAVFQVAVNPAGTTLATSGSDTLFWDPRDPTPVGAMFRPTESQAAGSTGLFTVAALRDGVYAAGGSGRRIFYWTAEGLRSTRLRAIQEDPNENYFLVADFAVDRSGRRLAAIGSGGVVLWDASTPAAPVPGAFLPLVDTARLTGGDDVELSARGDLLAAAAADGHVLVWRVTDTSHATRIAVLPGSATHERLGTSAVAFSPDGRTLATLGEDKSFRLWRLSDPARPTLIRTTKTGDGNVSRLAFSPDGRLLAMTHDGQVILWSGTSWSQRIGTITNPAGPISEIAFSPDSRTLAAVGNGPTTKLYDVTNPADVPEIVALSGPTDGVTDVAFGLDGSTVVVTGRDTTSWVWNVRRQLHQYGEQVVPAACAAAAGGFSEQEWKETIRDLEYRPTCPR